Proteins found in one Lagopus muta isolate bLagMut1 chromosome 18, bLagMut1 primary, whole genome shotgun sequence genomic segment:
- the SLC16A6 gene encoding monocarboxylate transporter 7, producing the protein MTVKAVKMPCTTPNVYTKVPDGGWGWAIAVAFFFVEALTYGVIKSFGVFFNDLMESFDETNSRISWIISICVFVQTFTAPLSTVLSNRFGHRFVVMAGGVLVSTGMITASFAHSVVHMYITIGIISGLGYCLSFLPTVTILSQYFDKRRSLVTAVASTGECFAVFLFAPVNTHLKEQIGWRYSLLFVGALQLSIVICGSLLRPMIIREQEEEAVKAQPPEEPAETKYMLENEQTRTSIESIDSGVEITTSPKNVPGNTKAEPKSDEPKDHVQIIVENNSTPTEPKTKLLDFSVMRDYSFICYAFFGLFATLGFFAPSLYVIPLSRSLGISKDHSAYILSAMAIAEVLGRISAGWVLNKEPIRKIHIELICVVLLSVALFAFPFASEFWGLMTCSIFFGFMLGTVAGTHIPLLAEDDVVGIARMSSAAGVYVFIQSFSGLAGPPLAGVIVDRTQNYSSAFYSCAAGTVMGAVFLSLVRPCKVGMCHQQAPGAEGSVVEGTQDSPEDFIDMDIGKADHSGKGSDSVA; encoded by the exons ATGACTGTCAAAGCTGTAAAAATGCCGTGCACCACTCCAAATGTTTATACTAAAGTGCCTGACGGAGGATGGGGCTGGGCAATTGCTGTGGCTTTCTTCTTTGTGGAAGCTCTTACATATGGCGTTATAAAATCATTTGGAGTTTTCTTCAACGACCTGATGGAAAGCTTTGATGAAACCAACAGCAGGATATCGTGGATAATATCcatctgtgtgtttgtgcagaCCTTCACAG CTCCTCTGTCGACGGTGCTCAGCAACCGCTTCGGTCACCGCTTCGTCGTGATGGCTGGAGGGGTGCTGGTCAGCACGGGCATGATCACAGCCTCCTTTGCCCACAGTGTCGTTCACATGTACATCACCATCGGCATCATTTCTG GCCTCGGGTACTGCCTCTCTTTCCTCCCGACTGTCACCATTTTATCACAGTATTTTGACAAAAGACGTTCGCTGGTCACAGCAGTGGCATCTACAGGGGAATGTTTTGCTGTCTTCCTCTTTGCACCAG taAACACTCATCTGAAGGAGCAGATTGGCTGGAGATACAGCCTCCTTTTCGTTGGGGCACTGCAGCTGAGCATTGTCATCTGTGGATCGCTGCTGCGACCCATGATAATCAGAGAGCAAGAAGAAGAAGCAGTGAAGGCGCAGCCTCCAGAAGAGCCTGCAGAGACAAAGTACATGCTTGAAAATGAGCAAACACGCACCTCAATAGAGTCCATTGACTCAGGAGTAGAAATAACTACCTCACCCAAAAATGTGCCTGGAAACACCAAAGCAGAGCCGAAAAGTGACGAACCAAAGGACCATGTACAGATAATTGTTGAAAATAACAGCACCCCTACAGAACCAAAAACCAAACTACTGGACTTCTCTGTGATGAGAGACTATAGCTTTATCTGTTATGCATTCTTTGGCCTGTTTGCTACCCTGGGATTCTTCGCTCCCTCCCTGTATGTCATTCCCCTGAGCCGCAGCCTTGGCATCAGCAAAGACCATTCTGCATACATACTGTCTGCAATGGCGATTGCAGAGGTCTTGGGCAGAATTTCAGCTGGCTGGGTGCTCAACAAAGAGCCTATCCGCAAGATCCACATCGAACTCATCTGTGTCGTCCTGCTGTCCGTAGCACTGTTTGCCTTCCCTTTTGCCTCTGAATTCTGGGGGTTGATGACATGTAGCATATTTTTTGGGTTCATGCTCGGAACAGTAGCGGGCACACACATCCCACTGCTGGCAGAAGACGACGTGGTTGGCATTGCAAGAATGTCTTCTGCAGCTGGAGTCTATGTCTTCATTCAGAGCTTCTCTGGGTTGGCTGGGCCACCCCTTGCAG GTGTCATAGTGGACAGAACACAAAACTACAGCTCAGCCTTCtactcctgtgctgctggcacgGTCATGGGTGCTGTGTTTCTGTCCTTGGTGAGACCGTGCAAGGTTGGGATGTGCCACCAGCAGGCACCGGGCGCAGAGGGAAGCGTGGTGGAAGGCACACAGGACTCACCAGAGGACTTCATAGACATGGACATTGGAAAGGCAGATCATTCAGGAAAAGGCTCTGACAGCGTGGCTTAA